Proteins encoded together in one Telopea speciosissima isolate NSW1024214 ecotype Mountain lineage chromosome 4, Tspe_v1, whole genome shotgun sequence window:
- the LOC122660381 gene encoding proteasome subunit alpha type-6-like, whose protein sequence is MSRGSGAGYDRHITIFSPEGRLFQVEYAFKAVKASGITSIGVRGKDSVCVVTQKKVPDKLLDHTSVTHLFAITKYIGLLATGMTADARTLVQQARNEAAEFRFKYGYEMPVDVLSRWIADKSQVYTQHAYMRPLGVAAMVLGIDEEDGPQLFKCDPAGHFFGHKATSAGLKEQEAINFLEKKMKNDPAFSYEETVQTAISALQSVLQEDFKANEIEVGVVKKDHPIFRVLSMEEIDEHLTAISERD, encoded by the exons atGAGTCGAGGAAGTGGAGCTGGTTACGATCGTCACATAACCATTTTCTCTCCTGAAGGTCGTCTCTTCCAAGTCG AGTATGCGTTTAAGGCAGTGAAGGCTTCTGGGATCACCTCTATCGGTGTCCGAGGAAAGGATTCAGTCTGCGTTGTCACTCAGAAGAAGGTTCCG GACAAGCTTTTGGATCATACTAGTGTCACGCATCTCTTTGCCATTACCAAGTACATTGGATTGTTAGCCACCGGCATGACAG cTGATGCAAGGACGTTGGTCCAACAAGCAAGGAATGAAGCAGCTGAGTTTCGTTTCAAATATGGCTATGAGATGCCTGTAGATGTATTATCCAGATG GATTGCTGACAAATCACAAGTCTATACTCAGCATGCTTATATGAGACCTCTTGGAGTAG CTGCTATGGTTTTGGGtattgatgaagaagatgggcCTCAACTTTTCAAGTGCGATCCAGCTGGCCATTTCTTTGGCCACAAG GCCACAAGTGCTGGCTTGAAAGAACAGGAAGCAATCAATTTCctggagaagaaaatgaagaatgaTCCTGCATTCTCTTATGAAGAAACAGTACAG ACTGCCATTTCTGCCCTGCAATCAGTTTTGCAAGAGGATTTCAAAGCCAATGAAATAGAG GTGGGGGTCGTGAAAAAAGATCATCCAATTTTTAGAGTGTTGTCGATGGAGGAGATTGATGAGCACTTGACAGCCATAAGTGAGCGTGATTAA